The Pseudanabaena sp. ABRG5-3 genome includes the window CTTAAAAAAGATAAACAGGTACTTGAGGAACTTGCTGCCCTTAATGCCGATGTATTTGTGGTGGTTGCCTATGGGCAGATTCTCTCGCAAAAGATTTTGAATATGCCTAAGTATGGCTGTATCAATGTGCATGGCTCACTACTGCCAAAATATCGTGGAGCCGCACCGATCCAATGGGCGATCGCTAATGGGGAAAGCATTACTGGGATTACGACCATGCAAATGGATGCAGGCATTGATACGGGCGCAATGTTACTCAAAGCGGAGTTAGAGATTTTGCCTGACGATAATACAGATACCTTAAGTACGAAATTAGCGAATTTAGGTGCAGATTTATTAATTGATACTTTGCGAAGGTTAGATACCATCAAGCCTGAACCTCAAGATGATGCTTTGTCCTGCTATTCACCCATGATTGGGCGTGAGGATTGGGAACTAGATTGGAGCAAAGAGGCGATCGCTTTGCATAATCGCATTCGTGCTTTCTATCCCAATTGTTATACGGATTTTCGTGGACAGAGGTTAAAAATCACCAAAACAGAAGTTATTGAATCAGAGGACAATTTAGAGAATATTGGTAAGGTTGCCGAAATTCGGAAAGGCAAAGGTTTTGTCTTGCAAACTGGTAAAGGTTTATTACTCATTAAAGAAGTACAACCTGCGGGTAAAAAACTGCAATCGGGTTGGGATTTTGTCAATGGTGCAAGAATTGCGATCGGTGAATCATTAAATGCTTTCTAAGCTGTTAATGCAAAAACTGTGCGATCGCTATCAGCATCAATACCTCTACTGTTATTTTATTTGCATTAGTAAAAATTGTATGTGGTCTGATGGGTGAAACCTAGGTAAAATCATAACTACGCAAATCCATGATGTTGTTATGATTTTATCTCGTCATGCTCGGTGGTTTCTGTGGGCTGTTTCTTTGGCGGCTTTGCCTTGGTTGATGACTGTTGCGCCGTCACAGGCTCAGGAGCTAGGTGGACAGACTCAGGTTGTTGCTCAGGCAGACCGCAAAGCAGAGGCAGATCGGTTATTGCAGCAAGGGATTCAACAATGTCAAACTGGGCAATGTGAAGCTGCATTTCAGTCATGGGAGCAAGCCTTAACAATCTATCGCGCTATCAAAGATCGCCTTGGTGAGGGAAAGGCGCTCGGAAATCTGGGAATTGCTTACTATGCTCTCGGCAAATATGACAAGGCGATTGAGTTTCATTTGCAAGCTTTAGCAATCTTACGAGAAACCAAAAAACGTCAAGGTGAGGGGAGTGTACTCGGAAATCTGGGACTTGCTTACTATGCTCTCGGCAAATATGACAAGGCGATTGAGTTTCAGTTGCAAAGTTTAGCGATCAAAAGGGAAATCAAAGATCGCCTTGGTGAGGGACAGTCGCTCGGAAATCTGGGAAGTGCTTACTATTCTCTCGGCAAATATGACAAGGCGATTGAGTTTTATTCGCAACATTTAGCGATCGCAAGGGAAATCAAAGATCGCCTTGGTGAGGGACAGTCGCTCGGAAATCTGGGAAGTGCTTACTATTCTCTCGGCAAATATGACAAGGCGATTGAGTTTTATTCGCAAAGTTTAGCGATCAAAAGGGAAATCAAAGATCGCCTTGGTGAGGGACAGTCGCTCGGAAATCTGGGACTTGCTTACAATGCTCTCGGCAAATATGATAAGGCGATTGAGTTTCAGTTGCAAAGTTTAGCGATCGCTAGGGAAATCAAAGCTCGCCTTGGTGAGGGACAGTCGCTCGGAAATCTGGGACTTGCTTACTTTTATCTCGGCAAATATGACAAGGCAATTGAGTTTCAGTTACAAAGTTT containing:
- the fmt gene encoding methionyl-tRNA formyltransferase, which produces MRVVFFGTPDFAVPTLEKLLSEPDFEVVGVVSQPDTRRGRGNQVTPPPVKAAAIAKNPDLQIWQPDRLKKDKQVLEELAALNADVFVVVAYGQILSQKILNMPKYGCINVHGSLLPKYRGAAPIQWAIANGESITGITTMQMDAGIDTGAMLLKAELEILPDDNTDTLSTKLANLGADLLIDTLRRLDTIKPEPQDDALSCYSPMIGREDWELDWSKEAIALHNRIRAFYPNCYTDFRGQRLKITKTEVIESEDNLENIGKVAEIRKGKGFVLQTGKGLLLIKEVQPAGKKLQSGWDFVNGARIAIGESLNAF